AAAAACTAAACCTTCTGCCAATGGTTTTCCAATTGCGTCAAGATTATTATTAAAGGCCTCTAAATTAAATCGGAATGCCAATTGCCCCGGTTCTGCCCAATATAGATTCTTCAGCAAAAACTGACGTGTTCCAAAATCTGAAACATATTGTGATACAATTGCTTCAACATCATTTCTGCTTGGTTTTACAGAGAAATCAACAGCATTTAATCCTGCCAGAATATCCTGATGATGCTGTTTGTAAAACTTAGGACCAATATCAGCAACAATTAATTTATCTACTATTTCGGGATGTGTTGTTGCAAAAAGCATGGCTACTTTTCCTCCCATCGAATGCCCAAGAATATCAATCCTTGTTAATTGATGCTCCTGACAATATTCGAATACATCCTGAACCATGGCCTCGTAACTCCACTCATCTGAATGAAAACTACGCCCATGATTTCTTAAATCTAAAATATGAACCTGGAATCCGGCTTCTACATATTGTCCGGCAAGTGTTTTCCAGTTATCCGACATTCCCAGAAATCCATGCATGATGACAAATGGTTTTCCTTCTCCTTCTATTTTTGAGTATAACATTTAGTATAGGTATTAATAAGTTTTACAAAGATAAAAAAAACTTATCAGGCAAAAAATGCAAGAATACTTCTAATATACTGACTACTACGTTTAGTAAATAAAATTTTACGTTTTTACGGAAACCCGTAAACATCTACGAAATGAATGAACTACCTTCGCCAAAAAATCAAAGCCAAAACTTTTGATTTAACAACTAATTTAAATACCAAGTTATGATTAAAAAATTCCTTTTATTATCGTTAGTTGCTTCGCAACTTATGGTTTCATGTTCAAGCGACGAAAGCGGCGAAGAAACTACTAAACCTGAAAAAGAATTAACTCTTGAGGAGCAAATTGCTAATCTTGTAAAACAACCATACTCAAAATTAACTCCTACTGAACAAAAAGCAAAACTAGAAGTTGAAGCTAACGACATGTTGGTTCAGTTAGACAAATCTAAAAGCTCTAGCGCTATCGAAGCGATTGAAAACTTAAACCGCTTATTAGACATTGCTACTGTTGATATTTTTGGCGGAAAAAATGATAACGAAGTAGAAGATATTTTAAACATCTCTGGTGCTTACGGTATCTATACATGGAATAATACTAAAAAAATCTGGGATAAAACAGCTTCGACTACAGAATTAAAATTTGTTTTCCCTGCTAAAGAATCTCAAACTGCAAATAATGCCATTTTTTCGGCAAAAGGTGTTTCGTCTGATGTAAAAATTAAATATTACGACGGTTATAATGATACTAAAGGCTCAGATGTATATGACAATCTTTTTTTTCCAAGCTCATCTGATGCAACTTTAACAATAGACAATGCTCAGGCAGCTACATTTACTCAAACTGCTAAATATTCATCTAAAAACTCATCTCCAGACGAATTTGCTTACAAGATGACTTTAAATGATGGTTATGTTTGGGAAATGAGTGGTAAAAAAGGTACTGAACCTACTGCTAAAGCTATCCTTACATACAACGGGAA
The sequence above is drawn from the Flavobacterium sp. N2038 genome and encodes:
- a CDS encoding alpha/beta fold hydrolase, with the protein product MLYSKIEGEGKPFVIMHGFLGMSDNWKTLAGQYVEAGFQVHILDLRNHGRSFHSDEWSYEAMVQDVFEYCQEHQLTRIDILGHSMGGKVAMLFATTHPEIVDKLIVADIGPKFYKQHHQDILAGLNAVDFSVKPSRNDVEAIVSQYVSDFGTRQFLLKNLYWAEPGQLAFRFNLEAFNNNLDAIGKPLAEGLVFDKPTLFIRGGNSGYIQDSEIDAIKKHFPNLKLETIPNAGHWLHAENPKMFFELTAEFLKE